Part of the Mytilus trossulus isolate FHL-02 chromosome 2, PNRI_Mtr1.1.1.hap1, whole genome shotgun sequence genome is shown below.
gaaaaatcgccaaaaatatgtattttatagcTTCTTCATACAAATATTTACTCCGGTATTCTTTCTAAAAGCATATCTCAAACAAAAGGGTTGTTGTGAAGGTTACCATGTCAGTAAAGATTAAGACTTTGTCAACTCTCAAGAGTCTGTAAATAACAGTTAACAGGGTTAAgtggtaaaatttgaaaattttaagtgTAAATTTAATCAGAACATCTTGCACCTCATTTTACTTCAACTTTGAAATAATATACTAGAGTTGCACTGGTGCTAAAACACTATGCAAACAAAACACAAGTCAATGTCTGTCTATGATTGGAAATATCATAGGAAATCCAAATCTCACTATTAACTTATAAAAGCAAGAATAAAATGTTGTCAACCGTCCACAGATGCTTGTATGCTCCattcacactatcattttctttgtttatttgacTGTGAAATTTTGggaaaaaatctaatttggcatttagacatattaaataagaaagatcatatcttagggaacatgtgtactaagtttcaagttgattggagttcaatttcatcaaaaactaccttgaccaaaatctttTACCAAAAACTTATAACGGAAACTCTTACCATCATtgtctatgttcaatggaccgtgagtTTGATGTCtcatttggtatttttattggaaaaacaaattgtttttagcAATTTCACTTTAAGctatttaaatttgtcattttgaagccttttgtagctgataatgcagtatgggctttgttcattgttaaagacTCTACAGTGACCTTCAGTGTCATTTATAGGATTTgtatcattgacaatcataccatattatcagtgcataaaatatttgtagttttttacataaagttggtaaaagaaatttaattaaGTTCATCTGCAGTTAGTTCTCTCCTGATAGTTGTTATAGTTTCTTCCCTTGATGCATCAATGGAATCATCAAATGATTTGTTCTTCCTGCTCAttctagaaaagaaaattgttattttttctaccaaaaggatttcatcatatgaaaatcttcTATTTCCATCTTCTTTTCTCTCAGTCAGCATTTCCTCTGATACCAAAAAAGGATCTTCCTTTCTGCCAGTTTTTAGACCTTTGTTAAATTTTTCAGTGAGATATTCTTTTTGGTTCACATTAAACCTTTTGTTCTTCCTTTCTTCTTTTAATGCCCAGCCAAGTTCTAAATCAGAGTTGTCATTAATTCCAACTGTCAGCCCTGCTGATGAAACTTGAAAGTTGGTTGAAAAAGACTTAGACATCTTTGTAATGTAAGTCTTTTTAGTAATGTCACATCCATTACTAAACTGGCACCTGAATTCAAACTCACACTTGCCGAACATTAAGTGGCTTGACAGGTcatgaaaagatgaaaaagacaGTGTGCATCCCTCATTTGCACATGTTATGGTGTTTTCTTCCTTTTCAGCTTTAAGTGGCAGTTGGTGAAAAACCACATCAATTTCTCCCTCTATCTCTGGACATGAggtatttaaaatacatttttcaacaCTTTGAATATCAGATGAAGGTATAAGCTTTcctaaaatgtagaaaataaaattatataacttataatttGAGAATACTGTTTAAACaataattgattaattgattgattgttgctgTTTTACActcagtgaaaatgaactggctATATATTGTAGCTATTGACATGAAAAGTATGTGTGAAATGAATATAACTGAACTTTGAGTCTAGTGCTGGATATACATAATCCTTGGCTGCCACATCTAGTATGTGTCTATATATTGTTAGTTGTTTTTTGCTTTGTTATGATCAATCTGACAAGTAAGAACTgtgtttttatagtttgttccgatgttgtactgttactccactgtcccatgttagggAGTAAATTAAATAGTGCCAAACAAACTTATTTGAATCTTAAACCTGCTAACCCACATGAAGGAAACGGTTTGAAGAAAGTCATAAATAATATTTGGACATTATATTATATCTTGGAGCAAactaaaaaaattgtgaattttttttcaacataatcGCAAAAAATAATACTTGAATCACATATATCAAGTTATGGTCTATTGACTGCTTATAGATATCAATAGAAAATCAGTGTTTGGAGATCTTAATCATGATTaggaaattataaaaagaaaggaTAAGAAAATAGTAAATTAACAAGCATTCTAAGAGTATTGCAAAGACTTTTATGGGCATTGCTCATCATTGAAGGCCATATAGTGACCTAAAACctttaatttatgtgtcatttggtctctttattgatagttgtctcattggctatcataccacatcttctattttcatattcatGTTGCGgggaattataaaaataatatttatctttttaccTGTGCCAACTTGGTATGCCTTCCATGCAGTAATGCCATGTGCGCTAAATGTGAAGTTACTATAGGTTGATATTGCAGGTATAGCGGTGTACTTGGTTTTCCTACACTCAGTTCCTTCTATGACACGAACTATGTACTTTACATTTTTTGCTGACTTGCCTATTGCCTGTAAATAAAGTGAAATTATTGTAAATGCTtataagaagaaaaataacTAGAGTAGATTAGAACTGTTGGCTTTTTTGGTTGTAAacctttatttaaaatataaaaacctCAAATCATAATAGatataaaatcataacaaaaaagAGCTTACAATGAAgtatctgggttttttttccattgtttAAGGCCTtgcagtgacctataattgataaattctATGTCATATGGTCTCCAGTGGAGATTAGTATCAGGCACAATTATACTAATCcttgttttcatatttatatagaGTAAAAAAGTAACTTTAGCTGTCCTATAACTGGGTCTAATTCCTTCAGTTATTATATCCAAATTAGTTATTGTTGTTGCTCACTGGTTTCCACatgattttaatctttttaaagCTGCACTCATGCTATTCTGGATCATTTATAATAAACCTTGTTAATTGTTTTGCTTGGCACTGACATTGTTAGACTAataaattattgtgtgcatttgtTATTGCAATTTTTGAAGAATTAATGAAATTGTGAGATAAATTACTGCCATATTTGCAAACGGTGCATACagatttatgtttaaaatatcaGAATGAGAGTTCTTATTATTTCTATAATCAAGCAGTCTAACAATTCCAATTAATGACCATTAATAAAAActtcgcaataatttctgaatttcaaAGTACATTTACAGCTGTAACCTAGGGATGTTTAAGACATGAAGCTGATTGGGTTTTTAAAATTATCTGTACCTTTTTCATTGATTGTGCTGTAAGTACATCATGACCCTGGTTTACATATCTTCTTATAGAAGATTTGATGGTTGCAGCAGTGCGGTCACATGGTCCCTTCCCATTCTGGGATTCACAGAAGTCATATGACAGGGTAAGACCTGAATGCAATAAGAATGAAAGCAATTCTGTTGACTTGTAACAACCAGCATTGTCAGACCATACATGGAACTTTATGTCATTGGTGTTAATTTCTCTAATTTTATCCATTACATCTTGGATAATACTGGCTGTTACTTGGATGTCCTGTTAAaagaatgtaaacaaaataaatcaccACTTTTAAACTGCTTTATAAAATATCCATTTCCTAAGCATAATTGATCAACTACAACTAAAATTAGAGCACAGATACTAAATTGTTTTCAGAAGAAAGTATCATCCCAAGTCAAACTGAACTGCTATTATTAGCTGTTTTTTAGCTGTTATTTGCCAGTTCTTCATATTTTTAGCAGTCCTTTAGCTGTTCTAAGCATTCAATCTAATAGCAGTTTGAAAAACTGCCACATTTCACCATTTCTTAGCATTCGGCTTAGCATTCGTCTTAGCATTCATCTAAGCAATTGACTTAGCATTCGTCTTAGCATTCATCTTAGCATTCCTCTTAGCAGTCAGGACAACAGTTATGACAGCAGTTCGATAGCTGTTGACCTATTAATCTTTGTTATGAAAATGCTTGGATCTGGCAATGTTTTCAGCTTgaagttaaacatttatttgaagataATTTGATCATTTTCAAATGTGCATTTTGGCTCCATGTTGTGTGGAAATACTTGCTAGTGAAAAACTATTTTTGTCAATTATAAGCTTAATTTTCGATGAATACTTTTACACAACTGCAGTACAGTAAGTTGAAAGTCACAGTTAATGCTTGTGTATCTTCTGACATAACTTTGTTGGGGGAAACAGAAATCATACAGAAAGCCCACAAAAAGGGGGGATAGTTGTTTACTTAAATAGAATATCTGATGCTGACAGGATTGCATTAGAATACTAGCATATATATACTAACAAATCAagatgttatttgaaaaaaatagatatgattattttaatctattatttggttaaaaaaacaaatctgatcATATTCATgagttgaaaaaagggggagggaaTTCATAGGTAAACCTAGACTGCAAATAGCCGATTGGTTTAAATTGTCCAAACAATCaatttaatgaaattgatttataatatatatatattacttaagtttgtttcagaaaaaagaaacatataatatatattacatgtgtatcaagaatttatttgttttaaattccaAAAGAGAAAGAGGATATAACTGTTGTCTTTTGGTCCATATTTAATAGTACATTTGGCCTGTTTggtaataaaataatgataacaatgaaataacTTCTTATTTGAAAATCACTTAGTCAAGGTAGTGATAAGCCTCTTAGCAGTAATagcttttaaatattaaagttgcttttttaaaagttttgataaTTAAAGTGCATATTTAATTGTTCCTATATCATTACAgccacatatataaataataatgggTCTAAGACCAGCTAAAGTAAGtgcttctcttttttttttttacattcccTTAAAATTAAGTTTGTTATTAGATTGTACAGTTACTGCTCTAATTACAAATATAGGTTTaagtacatttttttgaaatttcacatAAGACTTGCagtaaaatattagaattttaataattttagcTTTCATATCTTGTACActgtatataatgtatattgaTTACCAGTATTCATGTGTCGCCTTGTATTGCAACTTTTGGCAGATCTGATAGTATTCCACAGCAGTTATTAGCAGTTTACAAAACCATATTAGGATGTAAAACTTAGCAGTTGGCATGAATATCCATTATTGACAGCTGTTATTATAGCAgttctcatgaatattcattttttgatagCTGTTATTATAGCAGTTCTCATGAATATTCAGATCTCATTTAAATTTTTCGTTAAAAATAACTGCCAAAGAACTGTGAATGCTAAATAAACTGCTAAGAAACAGCTATGGAATGCTATTGGAATGCCTTTATGCAAATTAATCATTGCCTTATATTTGGTAACTGTGAATGCTAATAAACTGCCAAATAACTGCTGTCGAGTGGGAACTGTGAATGCTAATTAACTGCTAAATAACTGCAGTTCACTTTGACTTGGGATATCAAGTATATGGATAGGTAttcaaacacaattttgtttagggtagtcatacatgtacatacactATTTGATTAATGATACCAAAGGTTAATCCAAAGATGTTCATTCGTTTGTCTTTTATTCTTAGTGTATAAAAATGCATTATGAAAATGGATAATACATATCTCACAGCTACATCAGTGTACAGACCACATTTAATCTCGCCAATGGCACAATTAAATTTATTAGCCTATTGATGTCTTTACCTTATTTTCTTTATGTGATATTCTTACTCATTGTCATGGTATGGTTCCTCTTACacattcaaaaaatattttacaagttgTCTGCTAGGCCTATTACACCATCTTCAACTTGCTTTATTGTGTGCcattcatatttattataatttaaactatGTTATATGTTGAGATGTTGTCTCGTGTACGTTTACCctctattcttttttttgttatagatGAATTTTGCAACAACCTACTAGCCCTACCATatattgttcaatattttatctttacagtaaaaaataattatttgtacataaaaattatagcttattcatataaaaatatctaaCCTGGGATATTTGGGTTGCAAACAAATAACAAACCCAAGGCTTCCATCATCTTTCCTACAGAAGGCTATAGATATGTGCCATGGTATTCCTCTCTTTCCGAACCAATCACATTGATCTTCACGAAACTTTCGTGGTAAAAACTTCATAGCCCAGTCACATACCAGTAAAACTTCATCTGAAGGCATGGTTTCAAAAAGTTGAGTTTTTGCTAAGTCTTGGTTTTTACATCttattatgtgtttttttcaggCTGAAAATACTCTTTGTTGCTTGTTGTACCTAAAAATGAAGAtcaattcataaaatatatttttattaagttttattctaaatttaggTATGACCTGTTAGGTAATATTTTGTTCTAATCTCTGATGTCAGTTTTctaaaatgtatgctttttcaTTGGTCTTTTCTTAGGGGAATAATTAAAGCAGTGTAAATATAAATTACAGACTTTCCTGTTGCAACTCAATTAGCCTAGTGACGATTCATTCACACTTAAAAATAGAATACTCTCTGATAAAACATATCCTGAATTagttaattctttttatttaattcataagttaatacaaaaataattgaatattaaaCAGTTGCTCTTTCCTTCTAGTCCAGTACATATATTGTGTAATGGAAATTTTATGCAGAATGATAGCCAGTAAAATACCGGTAGGAAGATTGGTCATCAAGTAACAAATCGAAAAAGAAAGTATTGCATTTGGGAAACATATATATGGAGGAAATATTCGTTAATTCAAAGAAAGTAATAAGCTTGATAACATCTCATAGCAAGCTGAATTAACAGCAAGCAACAATAATAGATAAGGGTAATTAATTTCCTTGAACAATCATATGTAAATGCAATcaaacttttttacatttaaaagtggtcatataaataatataataagttACCCTGAAATTGAGGTCATTCATCTCATCCTCTTTTCATCTACTGAGGAAGTAACAAAGATCTTTTGTAATGCAGCAATGGTCTCTTTCAACTGTTCACAGCTTTCACAGACCATCTGGTGATTGTGAGAACATTGTTCTGTAAATGCCTCATCTTTTTCGTCACTGAGGGCATACAACATACAGTGATCTGCTACTTCTCTTCCCTTTGAAATATGAAtctgaaaatattataaattaatgtgaaggtatataaaataacatatgaACTACACTTGTTCCAATTTCATTGGCCTAATACTAGTGGTTTGCAAATACATTTAAACTGGATCTCATCACAAACTATGCCATCAATGCTGGAAATAGCATGCATATGAGttgctattttattatttctaggCAAGACAAAAATCAAGGAATTATTTAATCTAAATCAAGTTTATGTAATGGATGAATGCAAATCTTCattaaaaaatctataattttttGGCACCCCAACGATTTCGAAACTGAAGAAATTCAAAAACCTAAAAACTAATGGCAATTTCTAATTTATCACATAAAATGGACTTATTTATcctttaaaagtgtccaaaTTTAGTCTAACAAACCTTATAGTCAGTCCTTAAATACTGCTTTGATTGTAAGAACAGTGCCTGGAAACTTTTGTGGTCATCTGGTGATATAGCGTCGTAGGTCAGCAATTTGTCTAAGACATCTTGAAAGGTAATGAAGGCACGTCCTCCTTCTGCTACAAAATATTCCAGTCCTTCATGGCTTTTTCTGACTTTAGCACCACACTGGGCAAGTATTTTAAACATGGTACTGTCACCTATTTAATAAAAGTAACATTTAGTTTAGATTGATTATTGTTTAAATGTCCAAGTAGCACAATTAGATTTGATCgattttataattcataataTTATTAGTCAATATGTATTATACAAGGATAACCAGTCCTTCATCTttcatctttttaaatattttctacacataaatttaaaatcatgttaattttaaatttacaccTATGCAAAGAAACTAATtggttttaaatatgtatttctttcaAGTATGTGTTTTTTCAACCGGTGCTAATTCAGGTGGTGTTGCATTTGACAAAGTCtaccaaaattatttttgcatAGATTTCCAGCCAAGAAAGTGCTATTAGCCATCTTAAACCTGTACCTTGTTGAAGGTGTCATTGTCACTTTGAGATGTCAGaagaacaaatattaaaatgcaCTGTTCGtatgctttttgtttttatgtgtgttttttttttttagattttgtgTCATGGTTAGACACCCCATATGATATCctttaatttgtgtatttttctatacatatatatctttatttggccttaccTAAAAGTGAAATTTCATTTTCCTGACAGTATGCTTTGTACTGCTGTATTATGTCTGCTGAACCCATGCAACGTACAACGTTAGGTAAATTGTGGACTGTTCCATCTGAAAACTTCAgttttttttccccaaaaggTAGATCACGGACAACATGACTGGATGTAATGAAATCTAAGAATGCGTCTAATCTTTCAGGATCTAATTTTTGTCGATGCAATTTTTTCTCAGGAATTGGAAGTGCTGGCCCAATTTTCTTTGAATGACTGAGAGCAGCATAGTAGCGATGAGATGTTATTTCTGGTAGTAGAGACAGTAAGTCCTTGAAGGACATTCTTGAGGCAAGAACTGAAAGAACTTGTCTACCTTGTTGCCAGGATTCTGCTTTTCTGTATGAAGTGACAATATCTTTGTACTCTGTATGACTAGTTCTGTATTCTTCATTTAACTGCTTGGGACATTTTATGTCATCAATTACTTCATCAACATCATTTGGAAATAAAATTTCTATTATCAATTTCATAATCTCATCAAATCTTTCTTTGTAggtgtttcttgttttaaatgtgTAGGACTGccatgtttttctttctttttctgaGAATTCCTGCAATCTGACAGATGACAGGAAATCATTCAAAGATGTCAAGTAGCTGCAACGTTCATAACTTCTGACTGATTGCTGCAAAGAAGTATAAAACTGATAACAATTAAATAAAGGAGGAATGGGCCCAAGGGTCATAGATGATTCCCCTGCTTGCATGTAACATTTTAAAGGGACACAACTTGCCACTAGACATTATGCAGGCAGCGGGAAagaattatgttttatgttcatAATCAATCTTGcataaataaaatcaactgaacattctaatgcaacaacatttgtaacgttcattttgattggataacgtcattaatttacatggcatcaattgacaattgatgctatgggacgttCGTGCAAGCGCAGATGGCATATGACAAATTttgaatacatgttttaacgttgatTTCtgacagtttcattagaatggagataacaatattgcaTTTTAAGCTCTGACGGcatcaatttgggatttgatggtcgcaaatacccgtttactgtctccgctaacgtgtcgccagtaaacttaatttgcgaccatcaaatccccaattgatgccgtctgagcttaaaatacaatacagttatctcctaaatgtAATGCTTATATGTTTTGATTGTTCTTCTTTTAATTCTGTTTCCTTTTAATTTCTGGTAATTGTGCCTAAAATATAGGATTCATTTCTTTTGAATGCGgctttaatttctgtttttgagTTGTCACATTGATCATGTTAAAGTGTTAATGATGTAAACTTTTATCAATGTAATGTGATAGAATACTTTTTTTGGAGATTTTACTTACTTGTGACTGGGATAAATAATTTTGACTTCCTGACTCTTCTGATGTAACTGTATATTCGGATGCTGAAATTTCAATCTGAAAAATAATgatgtattttgtttacattttttgaaatcCTGAATGTGCTAAAAGCATTAAcacatttttagtttttaaacataattaattactatagaaacaaaatattttttttaaaaaatattatggtCTGTATACAGTATCTTATTTTTGCACTAAACTATATTCTAACCTTGTTTTAAGTAAAACAGTTTTTACCAccgacaaatatatattttgttttggtaCGTAAGACACAGACACAGacacatgtactagtatataataCATAAACCTGTTTATAAAATCTTTACATTTAAACATCAAACATCGAACATCAACAAAAAAAGTAACGTcagaaaaacaaatgcaaatatatactttagttaaaattaaatgtatttcttagcaaaatgaacaatttctatgtgattttattttgcacTTTTATCAATTGAGaaggtaattttaatttaaattttgtaattcaaaATCATTGCAAAAAGGGACAGATTTATAAAGGAGGGGATGCTAGTTTTCCTCgttgtattgttttacaattgtcTTTTGGaggccttttgtagctgactctGTGATTTATgggtttttcttattgttgaagacatAAGAATGACCATTAGCTATTTACTGCAATGcctttggtctctggtggagattTGACTTGTTGGCTATTAatattataccacatcttcttgtttttgtatgaattgtgcccaaaaaattataaaaatgttgttCTTGTCTTGAAATAATGCAAATGATGACTAAAATATCCTTTACCTTGTTATAATTGTCTAATGGGtcacaacccccccccccccctaaccacccccaaataaaaactaaaaaaaaaaaattatatcaaaaatgaCACTAGCTGTGCTTACAAGATTATcgcaaatattttctttttctgttaacACATCCAACTGGTCAGTCTCCATGAGATATGTTTCATCATCTGTATCTAATTTTGTGCATTGCTGAATCtgtttaatacaaatataaagtcTATTGATAAGAAATGTATTGGTTATTCAATACTTTTTGGTACATCCTGTCAACATTTATTATCTTTCTTGGACTGctttaaatttagattttattaaCCAGGGGCCCTTGCCCTTTATAGCCTTTCCATTCTTAAAGAATTGTTTTCATTGCAAACCCATACAGTAACCTGCATTTGTTCATATCTGTGTTCTTTGGTGGGCAGCTGTCTCATTGCCCATCATTCAACATCTCTATGTAGAATGTATATTGAACAAACATACAGTCAATTAGGCATAAATATATATGCTAACCACCTATATCTTAACACGTTATCTGGTTATGGTGCAATGTGTCTGTGGTACACAAAATTATTCATCTAGTGATACTGGTGTCAGACaggtttaccatgtttacaaagtaaaaagtcggactctttttttttatcatttttttgttccAGTAAATTAGGTAAAGAGTTTATTGACCCTATATGGAATTTGCATAAAGTGTTTAATTAGTTAAGCAGTTAGGGTTGGTATgcattggattttttttattcatatgtatgtttttgtttttttatctggtcgggttgttgtctctttgacacattccccatttccattctcaattttattaaagagCTTGCTGTACATGAAATTTTAGATAAATTCACAGACACATGTACTCTGattgttaaaacaatattttgtttgccTTACCTGGTCATCTTCACACTTTCCTTGATCAAGACTTTCAGCTTCTATCTCTGTGGACTGCTTGGAAATTTTAATAAGGCAGCTAGTGCATGCAGCTGAAAAAAAGaagcattgacttgacataggCTGTATTGATCATTTTGAAATGTGCATCTTAAGATATTTTTTGAAAGGGCATATGggttgtttaaatattttggatttttttctgatatgtGGGTTCAATCATTCCTGAAAActtacataatacatgtacatgagtATGGTTAATTAATAGAAACTTTACAGCAATGGTTATGTTTATATTGAGATTGAAGAGATCAACACATAGTTTTTACAGACATCTTACATGTAACAGAAAAGATCAACATATTCATGTCTATGACCTATTGACATGTAAATTGTACCCCACtgatatatagttttaaataaacagaaatCAGTACCTCAAGTGTAGGATTCCTCTCCTTATTAGGAAGCTTCCATTCGA
Proteins encoded:
- the LOC134708304 gene encoding uncharacterized protein LOC134708304 — protein: MDKIREINTNDIKFHVWSDNAGCYKSTELLSFLLHSGLTLSYDFCESQNGKGPCDRTAATIKSSIRRYVNQGHDVLTAQSMKKAIGKSAKNVKYIVRVIEGTECRKTKYTAIPAISTYSNFTFSAHGITAWKAYQVGTGKLIPSSDIQSVEKCILNTSCPEIEGEIDVVFHQLPLKAEKEENTITCANEGCTLSFSSFHDLSSHLMFGKCEFEFRCQFSNGCDITKKTYITKMSKSFSTNFQVSSAGLTVGINDNSDLELGWALKEERKNKRFNVNQKEYLTEKFNKGLKTGRKEDPFLVSEEMLTERKEDGNRRFSYDEILLVEKITIFFSRMSRKNKSFDDSIDASREETITTIRRELTADELN
- the LOC134708303 gene encoding uncharacterized protein LOC134708303 isoform X3, whose amino-acid sequence is MSSQCFFFSAACTSCLIKISKQSTEIEAESLDQGKCEDDQIQQCTKLDTDDETYLMETDQLDVLTEKENICDNLIEISASEYTVTSEESGSQNYLSQSQQSVRSYERCSYLTSLNDFLSSVRLQEFSEKERKTWQSYTFKTRNTYKERFDEIMKLIIEILFPNDVDEVIDDIKCPKQLNEEYRTSHTEYKDIVTSYRKAESWQQGRQVLSVLASRMSFKDLLSLLPEITSHRYYAALSHSKKIGPALPIPEKKLHRQKLDPERLDAFLDFITSSHVVRDLPFGEKKLKFSDGTVHNLPNVVRCMGSADIIQQYKAYCQENEISLLGDSTMFKILAQCGAKVRKSHEGLEYFVAEGGRAFITFQDVLDKLLTYDAISPDDHKSFQALFLQSKQYLRTDYKVQQATKSIFSLKKTHNKM
- the LOC134708303 gene encoding uncharacterized protein LOC134708303 isoform X1, translating into MSSQCFFFSAACTSCLIKISKQSTEIEAESLDQGKCEDDQIQQCTKLDTDDETYLMETDQLDVLTEKENICDNLIEISASEYTVTSEESGSQNYLSQSQQSVRSYERCSYLTSLNDFLSSVRLQEFSEKERKTWQSYTFKTRNTYKERFDEIMKLIIEILFPNDVDEVIDDIKCPKQLNEEYRTSHTEYKDIVTSYRKAESWQQGRQVLSVLASRMSFKDLLSLLPEITSHRYYAALSHSKKIGPALPIPEKKLHRQKLDPERLDAFLDFITSSHVVRDLPFGEKKLKFSDGTVHNLPNVVRCMGSADIIQQYKAYCQENEISLLGDSTMFKILAQCGAKVRKSHEGLEYFVAEGGRAFITFQDVLDKLLTYDAISPDDHKSFQALFLQSKQYLRTDYKIHISKGREVADHCMLYALSDEKDEAFTEQCSHNHQMVCESCEQLKETIAALQKIFVTSSVDEKRMR
- the LOC134708303 gene encoding uncharacterized protein LOC134708303 isoform X2, encoding MSSQCFFFSAACTSCLIKISKQSTEIEAESLDQGKCEDDQIEISASEYTVTSEESGSQNYLSQSQQSVRSYERCSYLTSLNDFLSSVRLQEFSEKERKTWQSYTFKTRNTYKERFDEIMKLIIEILFPNDVDEVIDDIKCPKQLNEEYRTSHTEYKDIVTSYRKAESWQQGRQVLSVLASRMSFKDLLSLLPEITSHRYYAALSHSKKIGPALPIPEKKLHRQKLDPERLDAFLDFITSSHVVRDLPFGEKKLKFSDGTVHNLPNVVRCMGSADIIQQYKAYCQENEISLLGDSTMFKILAQCGAKVRKSHEGLEYFVAEGGRAFITFQDVLDKLLTYDAISPDDHKSFQALFLQSKQYLRTDYKIHISKGREVADHCMLYALSDEKDEAFTEQCSHNHQMVCESCEQLKETIAALQKIFVTSSVDEKRMR
- the LOC134708303 gene encoding uncharacterized protein LOC134708303 isoform X4; protein product: METDQLDVLTEKENICDNLIEISASEYTVTSEESGSQNYLSQSQQSVRSYERCSYLTSLNDFLSSVRLQEFSEKERKTWQSYTFKTRNTYKERFDEIMKLIIEILFPNDVDEVIDDIKCPKQLNEEYRTSHTEYKDIVTSYRKAESWQQGRQVLSVLASRMSFKDLLSLLPEITSHRYYAALSHSKKIGPALPIPEKKLHRQKLDPERLDAFLDFITSSHVVRDLPFGEKKLKFSDGTVHNLPNVVRCMGSADIIQQYKAYCQENEISLLGDSTMFKILAQCGAKVRKSHEGLEYFVAEGGRAFITFQDVLDKLLTYDAISPDDHKSFQALFLQSKQYLRTDYKIHISKGREVADHCMLYALSDEKDEAFTEQCSHNHQMVCESCEQLKETIAALQKIFVTSSVDEKRMR